A window of the Diorhabda carinulata isolate Delta chromosome 1, icDioCari1.1, whole genome shotgun sequence genome harbors these coding sequences:
- the LOC130892677 gene encoding sushi, von Willebrand factor type A, EGF and pentraxin domain-containing protein 1 isoform X4 has protein sequence MRKYTWCLVIFFAFSIYDVTSYRERRNVSVASTTPATDEDDDDWDEQESSEIDDDGKVYKNPRNSPSTLCPRDEEQATLLGQKCLRKCSSDEDCKSKKKKCLCDGSCGLSCIKPDRECPEPEQIAYGTVTASGKLFGARATYTCQHGYHVVGLQSRTCQANGQWAGSSPACKQNIYCLSPPTIDHARHNAPAEQATFDLDSTLQYYCHTGYVTNGFPRAKCLAIDGQASWYGPDIACEPRSCGAPTDISHGWHAGECYTYGCRITYHCAEGYELVGKNERYCQADGAWNPKELPTCVLVTAVQCPPPDNPRHGKAIYTSCSYNSVVSYECKYGYTLVGESTRRCGADKKWSGSQPVCKEINCGHPGRLWNGWLENIEAGTGLGASIIFRCHDGMLLEGNSSTVCQIEGKWRYPLPKCLAPCVVPHVTQGSVILIGKNETALTSTVVQHGEALSVDCDPHYEFLASLSPVTCNNGTWTSMPKCDPARCKRLPSVPRNGMVIAPKMEHGMKARFKCKDGFELKGDDLMECSFGNWTGELPKCEEVYCPYPGNVQNGKILLVGNMGLYDYRPYVRKVTNNKQIMYDCDKGYVLAEGPPGATCIGGHWSPKELPLCLLGQHPRIRWNRRKRSAIMEKYKRAFIRNYKLIYEKRDKRYVHNYLHLAEERVNRSLPARKSLSERITGAFRQLSKIRRKRALKGGSGSRALGTSHRGSSSSLNLRRGNKKNPYEEEEDDKPINQVVEPKKPKQPKNKGPCKPLSTEPYVNVEVVKHGKDPNVTFSAGTVVKMACGKGYGLNMPENKTAKCVRGKWRPTQPMCLILPCFVPVTPYGIYKLSKSDQPSNVSINYDQPLNETVDIQNGQVVEFSCEEGYQILGPSNLRCWHGDWAVTSFPECTPAPCQLPKIPHGQYTSGYRAGLTIANGSSVAYNCNHNDGQQPATQHIQCLLGELEPKIPNCSPGPGGSKVETQYLGGSDIVKGGEITVIQYGNSGGNACGPPAKNGQPIVEDDNNFPDGSEVTFNCIESIMGEKTTWKIICEDGSWIGRSLNCDADDVVGAQIPSNNSTCIFRNQEPNVISFFNDQQIREDVVEFPAGAVLISRCIDIGKFAMIGPNKRRCMGGEWDGVKPACFGLNQANDYSMEKPPTILFRHQLGPIAQSNEGKLIVYPGTILHMECLWIRRFGNPKWTVSHDYRKYPEGWSTDPGRDSQLEYRLSIFHASKDDSGLFTCVTPARYTHSVEIEVKAIHCPVVPQRRGLTVNTQSTKMNTKLKFSCINGNALIGAPEVVCLPSGNWSAPFPICESIECGEVGVVLSEHLKVLVVSREVGGRAIFSCEPGFGLRGSSETICQSSGDWATPFPTCEEVHCDNPNAPENGYIQGSGPYKAGDVVQINCNPDYMMEGQPIIACQENSRWSGKMPKCVQACSYPGTTISGRMSSVKFFYKIGENITFTCEEGLQLKGAAMLKCLKNGKWSNTIPTCLPENSDTPKQISVL, from the exons ATGAGGAAGTATACCTGGTGCcttgtgattttttttgctttttctatttatgatg tGACTTCGTATAGGGAACGCCGCAATGTATCTGTAGCAAGTACAACTCCTGCTACCGACGAAGACGATGATGATTGGGATGAACAGGAATCATCAGAAATAGATGATGATGGAAAAGTATACAAAAATCCCAGAAATTCACCGTCCACTTTATGCCCAAGAGATGAAGAACAAGCTACCTTACTT GGTCAAAAATGCCTAAGAAAATGTTCGTCCGACGAAGACTGCAAAAGTAAGAAGAAAAAGTGCCTTTGTGATGGATCTTGTGGCTTGTCCTGTATAAAACCTG aTCGAGAATGTCCTGAACCTGAACAGATAGCCTATGGAACAGTAACGGCGAGCGGAAAATTATTTGGAGCACGAGCTACTTATACTTGTCAACACGGATATCATGTTGTAGGACTACAAAGTCGAACTTGTCAAGCTAACGGTCAGTGGGCTGGAAGTTCACCAGCCTGCAAACAAAATA tctATTGTTTGTCACCTCCAACAATAGATCATGCCAGACATAACGCCCCAGCCGAACAGGCTACCTTCGACTTGGATTCAACTTTGCAGTACTATTGTCATACTGGATATGTTACGAATGGATTTCCAAGGGCTAAATGTTTAGCTATAGATGGTCAAGCTTCTTGGTACGGACCTGATATAGCGTGCGAAC CTAGATCTTGTGGAGCTCCAACAGATATCTCTCACGGTTGGCATGCAGGTGAATGTTACACATATGGATGTAGAATAACATACCATTGTGCAGAAGGGTACGAACTTGTTGGTAAAAATGAACGTTACTGTCAAGCGGACGGTGCGTGGAATCCAAAGGAACTTCCTACATGTGTTC TCGTTACAGCAGTCCAGTGTCCTCCGCCTGATAATCCAAGACATGGTAAGGCTATTTACACTTCTTGCAGTTATAATTCCGTCGTAAGTTATGAGTGCAAATACGGATATACCCTAGTTGGTGAAAGCACTAGAAGATGTGGTGCCGATAAGAAATGGTCTGGTAGTCAACCAGTATGTAAAG aaattaacTGCGGTCATCCTGGAAGGTTATGGAATGGATGGTTGGAAAACATTGAAGCGGGAACAGGTCTTGGAGCTTCTATTATATTCAGATGTCACGATGGTATGCTTCTCGAAGGAAATTCTTCAACAGTATGTCAAATAGAAGGAAAATGGAGGTACCCTCTACCCAAATGTTTAG CCCCTTGTGTAGTACCACACGTTACTCAAGGTAGTGTTATCTTAAtaggaaaaaatgaaacagcTTTAACATCTACAGTTGTTCAACATGGTGAAGCTTTATCAGTTGATTGCGATCCACATTATGAGTTCCTGGCTAGTTTGTCTCCAGTTACGTGTAACAACGGTACCTGGACATCTATGCCTAAATGCGATCCTGCTAG gtgTAAGCGTTTGCCTAGCGTTCCAAGAAACGGAATGGTTATTGCTCCCAAAATGGAACATGGCATGAAAGCAAGATTCAAGTGTAAAGATGGCTTTGAACTGAAGGGTGATGATCTAATGGAATGTTCTTTTGGTAACTGGACAGGAGAACTTCCAAAGTGTGAAGAAG tATACTGTCCATATCCGGGAAACGTACAAAATGGCAAAATTTTACTGGTTGGAAATATGGGATTATATGATTACCGCCCATACGTTCGAAAAGtcacaaataataaacaaattatgtacGATTGTGATAAGGGGTACGTTTTAGCTGAAGGTCCACCTGGAGCTACTTGTATCGGAGGACATTGGAGTCCAAAAGAATTACCATT atGCCTCTTAGGTCAACATCCTAGGATACGCTGGAACAGAAGGAAACGATCTGcaataatggaaaaatacaaaagagcatttataagaaattataagCTAATTTATGAGAAAAGAGATAAGAGATATGTTCACAATTATCTTCATTTGGCTGAAGAGCGAGTTAACAGAAGTCTACCAGCTAGAAAATCTTTATCAGAAAGAATAACTGGAGCTTTCCGCCAACTAAGTAAAATAAGAAGGAAGCGAGCTCTTAAAG GAGGCAGTGGTAGTAGAGCCTTAGGTACTAGTCACAGAGGCTCAAGCTCAAGTCTGAATCTTCGCCGAGGTAACAAAAAGAATCCATATGAAGAGGAAGAAGATGACAAACCGATAAACCAAGTTGTCGAACCTAAGAAACCGAAACAGCCGAAAAACAAAGGACCTTGCAAACCGTTATCTACAGAACCTTACGTTAATGTCGAAGTTGTGAAACACGGTAAAGATCCTAACGTTACTTTTAGCGCTGGAACTGTGGTTAAAATGGCGTGCGGAAAAGGATATGGATTAAATATGCCGGAAAATAAAACCGCAAAATGTGTTAGGGGAAAATGGAGACCTACCCAACCAATGTGTTTGATAT TACCATGTTTCGTTCCTGTAACCCCATACGGTATTTATAAACTATCTAAATCTGATCAACCTTCCAACGTATCCATTAACTATGATCAACCTCTGAACGAAACGGTTGACATACAAAATGGACAAGTGGTTGAATTCTCTTGCGAAGAAGGGTACCAAATACTAGGTCCTAGCAACTTGAGATGTTGGCACGGAGACTGGGCAGTTACCAGTTTTCCCGAATGTACACCAG CTCCTTGCCAACTTCCAAAAATACCACACGGCCAATACACTTCTGGGTACAGAGCAGGTCTAACTATAGCCAATGGTTCAAGTGTAGCATATAATTGCAATCATAATGATGGCCAACAACCTGCTACTCAGCATATTCAATGTCTTTTGG GTGAGCTCGAACCAAAAATACCCAACTGCAGCCCAGGTCCTGGTGGAAGCAAAGTAGAGACTCAATATTTGGGTGGTAGTGATATTGTAAAAGGAGGAGAGATAACCGTTATCCAATATGGTAACTCCGGAGGAAACGCTTGTGGTCCGCCAGCTAA AAATGGACAGCCGATCGTTGAGGACGATAACAACTTCCCCGACGGTAGCGAAGTTACTTTCAACTGCATAGAAAGCATCATGGGTGAGAAAACGACATGGAAAATAATTTGTGAAGACGGGAGTTGGATAGGGAGATCTCTTAATTGTG ATGCTGATGATGTAGTCGGTGCACAGATTCCGAGTAACAACAGCACTTGCATTTTTAGAAATCAGGAACCTAATGTTATATCGTTTTTTAATGATCAACAAATACGCGAGGATGTAGTTGAATTTCCAGCTGGAGCAGTACTTATTAGTCGCTGCATTGACATAGGAAAATTCGCGATGATAG GTCCAAATAAAAGGAGATGCATGGGAGGAGAATGGGATGGAGTTAAACCAGCCTGCTTCGGTTTAAATCAAGCTAATGATTACTCGATGGAAAAACCACCAACAATTCTATTTAGGCATCAATTGGGCCCGATAGCGCAATCTAACGAAGGCAAACTAATTGTTTACCCAGGTACAATTCTTCATATGGAATGTTTGTGGATAAGAAGATTCGGTAATCCTAAATGGACAGTTAGTCACGATTATAG GAAATATCCGGAAGGATGGTCGACGGATCCTGGCAGAGATTCTCAATTGGAATACAGACTCTCTATTTTCCACGCCTCTAAAGACGATTCTGGTTTATTTACATGCGTCACGCCAGCAAGATATACGCATTCCGTTGAAATTGAAGTGAAAG CAATTCATTGTCCAGTTGTACCACAGAGAAGAGGATTAACCGTTAACACTCAGAGCACAAAGATGAATactaaactgaaattttcatgcaTTAACGGAAACGCTTTGATTGGAGCTCCAGAAGTTGTTTGTCTTCCTTCTGGAAACTGGAGCGCCCCTTTTCCAATTTGTGAAA GTATAGAATGTGGTGAGGTTGGAGTAGTGCTTAGTGAACATTTGAAAGTACTAGTTGTATCTAGAGAAGTAGGAGGGAGAGCTATTTTCAGTTGTGAACCCGGTTTTGGTCTTAGAGGTTCTTCTGAGACTATTTGCCAATCTAGTGGCGATTGGGCGACCCCATTTCCTACTTGCGAAG aagtACATTGTGATAATCCCAATGCTCCAGAAAATGGTTACATTCAAGGTAGCGGTCCATATAAAGCTGGAGATGTTGTTCAAATTAATTGCAATCCAGATTATATGATGGAAGGTCAACCTATTATTGCTTGCCAAGAGAATTCTAGATGGTCTGGAAAGATGCCGAAAT gtGTGCAAGCTTGTTCGTATCCTGGTACTACAATAAGCGGTAGAATGTCCTCTGTTaaattcttctacaaaattGGAGAAAACATAACTTTTACTTGTGAAGAGGGTCTCCAACTTAAAGGTGCTGCTAtgttaaaatgtttgaaaaatggaaaatggtCAAATACTATCCCGACGTGTCTTCCTGAAAATTCTGATACACCTAAACAAATTTCCGTATTATAG
- the LOC130892677 gene encoding uncharacterized protein LOC130892677 isoform X12 — protein sequence MRKYTWCLVIFFAFSIYDVTSYRERRNVSVASTTPATDEDDDDWDEQESSEIDDDGKVYKNPRNSPSTLCPRDEEQATLLGQKCLRKCSSDEDCKSKKKKCLCDGSCGLSCIKPDRECPEPEQIAYGTVTASGKLFGARATYTCQHGYHVVGLQSRTCQANGQWAGSSPACKQNIYCLSPPTIDHARHNAPAEQATFDLDSTLQYYCHTGYVTNGFPRAKCLAIDGQASWYGPDIACEPRSCGAPTDISHGWHAGECYTYGCRITYHCAEGYELVGKNERYCQADGAWNPKELPTCVLVTAVQCPPPDNPRHGKAIYTSCSYNSVVSYECKYGYTLVGESTRRCGADKKWSGSQPVCKEINCGHPGRLWNGWLENIEAGTGLGASIIFRCHDGMLLEGNSSTVCQIEGKWRYPLPKCLAPCVVPHVTQGSVILIGKNETALTSTVVQHGEALSVDCDPHYEFLASLSPVTCNNGTWTSMPKCDPARCKRLPSVPRNGMVIAPKMEHGMKARFKCKDGFELKGDDLMECSFGNWTGELPKCEEVYCPYPGNVQNGKILLVGNMGLYDYRPYVRKVTNNKQIMYDCDKGYVLAEGPPGATCIGGHWSPKELPLCLLGQHPRIRWNRRKRSAIMEKYKRAFIRNYKLIYEKRDKRYVHNYLHLAEERVNRSLPARKSLSERITGAFRQLSKIRRKRALKGGSGSRALGTSHRGSSSSLNLRRGNKKNPYEEEEDDKPINQVVEPKKPKQPKNKGPCKPLSTEPYVNVEVVKHGKDPNVTFSAGTVVKMACGKGYGLNMPENKTAKCVRGKWRPTQPMCLISPCQLPKIPHGQYTSGYRAGLTIANGSSVAYNCNHNDGQQPATQHIQCLLGELEPKIPNCSPGPGGSKVETQYLGGSDIVKGGEITVIQYGNSGGNACGPPAKNGQPIVEDDNNFPDGSEVTFNCIESIMGEKTTWKIICEDGSWIGRSLNCDADDVVGAQIPSNNSTCIFRNQEPNVISFFNDQQIREDVVEFPAGAVLISRCIDIGKFAMIGPNKRRCMGGEWDGVKPACFGLNQANDYSMEKPPTILFRHQLGPIAQSNEGKLIVYPGTILHMECLWIRRFGNPKWTVSHDYRKYPEGWSTDPGRDSQLEYRLSIFHASKDDSGLFTCVTPARYTHSVEIEVKAIHCPVVPQRRGLTVNTQSTKMNTKLKFSCINGNALIGAPEVVCLPSGNWSAPFPICEKVHCDNPNAPENGYIQGSGPYKAGDVVQINCNPDYMMEGQPIIACQENSRWSGKMPKCVQACSYPGTTISGRMSSVKFFYKIGENITFTCEEGLQLKGAAMLKCLKNGKWSNTIPTCLPENSDTPKQISVL from the exons ATGAGGAAGTATACCTGGTGCcttgtgattttttttgctttttctatttatgatg tGACTTCGTATAGGGAACGCCGCAATGTATCTGTAGCAAGTACAACTCCTGCTACCGACGAAGACGATGATGATTGGGATGAACAGGAATCATCAGAAATAGATGATGATGGAAAAGTATACAAAAATCCCAGAAATTCACCGTCCACTTTATGCCCAAGAGATGAAGAACAAGCTACCTTACTT GGTCAAAAATGCCTAAGAAAATGTTCGTCCGACGAAGACTGCAAAAGTAAGAAGAAAAAGTGCCTTTGTGATGGATCTTGTGGCTTGTCCTGTATAAAACCTG aTCGAGAATGTCCTGAACCTGAACAGATAGCCTATGGAACAGTAACGGCGAGCGGAAAATTATTTGGAGCACGAGCTACTTATACTTGTCAACACGGATATCATGTTGTAGGACTACAAAGTCGAACTTGTCAAGCTAACGGTCAGTGGGCTGGAAGTTCACCAGCCTGCAAACAAAATA tctATTGTTTGTCACCTCCAACAATAGATCATGCCAGACATAACGCCCCAGCCGAACAGGCTACCTTCGACTTGGATTCAACTTTGCAGTACTATTGTCATACTGGATATGTTACGAATGGATTTCCAAGGGCTAAATGTTTAGCTATAGATGGTCAAGCTTCTTGGTACGGACCTGATATAGCGTGCGAAC CTAGATCTTGTGGAGCTCCAACAGATATCTCTCACGGTTGGCATGCAGGTGAATGTTACACATATGGATGTAGAATAACATACCATTGTGCAGAAGGGTACGAACTTGTTGGTAAAAATGAACGTTACTGTCAAGCGGACGGTGCGTGGAATCCAAAGGAACTTCCTACATGTGTTC TCGTTACAGCAGTCCAGTGTCCTCCGCCTGATAATCCAAGACATGGTAAGGCTATTTACACTTCTTGCAGTTATAATTCCGTCGTAAGTTATGAGTGCAAATACGGATATACCCTAGTTGGTGAAAGCACTAGAAGATGTGGTGCCGATAAGAAATGGTCTGGTAGTCAACCAGTATGTAAAG aaattaacTGCGGTCATCCTGGAAGGTTATGGAATGGATGGTTGGAAAACATTGAAGCGGGAACAGGTCTTGGAGCTTCTATTATATTCAGATGTCACGATGGTATGCTTCTCGAAGGAAATTCTTCAACAGTATGTCAAATAGAAGGAAAATGGAGGTACCCTCTACCCAAATGTTTAG CCCCTTGTGTAGTACCACACGTTACTCAAGGTAGTGTTATCTTAAtaggaaaaaatgaaacagcTTTAACATCTACAGTTGTTCAACATGGTGAAGCTTTATCAGTTGATTGCGATCCACATTATGAGTTCCTGGCTAGTTTGTCTCCAGTTACGTGTAACAACGGTACCTGGACATCTATGCCTAAATGCGATCCTGCTAG gtgTAAGCGTTTGCCTAGCGTTCCAAGAAACGGAATGGTTATTGCTCCCAAAATGGAACATGGCATGAAAGCAAGATTCAAGTGTAAAGATGGCTTTGAACTGAAGGGTGATGATCTAATGGAATGTTCTTTTGGTAACTGGACAGGAGAACTTCCAAAGTGTGAAGAAG tATACTGTCCATATCCGGGAAACGTACAAAATGGCAAAATTTTACTGGTTGGAAATATGGGATTATATGATTACCGCCCATACGTTCGAAAAGtcacaaataataaacaaattatgtacGATTGTGATAAGGGGTACGTTTTAGCTGAAGGTCCACCTGGAGCTACTTGTATCGGAGGACATTGGAGTCCAAAAGAATTACCATT atGCCTCTTAGGTCAACATCCTAGGATACGCTGGAACAGAAGGAAACGATCTGcaataatggaaaaatacaaaagagcatttataagaaattataagCTAATTTATGAGAAAAGAGATAAGAGATATGTTCACAATTATCTTCATTTGGCTGAAGAGCGAGTTAACAGAAGTCTACCAGCTAGAAAATCTTTATCAGAAAGAATAACTGGAGCTTTCCGCCAACTAAGTAAAATAAGAAGGAAGCGAGCTCTTAAAG GAGGCAGTGGTAGTAGAGCCTTAGGTACTAGTCACAGAGGCTCAAGCTCAAGTCTGAATCTTCGCCGAGGTAACAAAAAGAATCCATATGAAGAGGAAGAAGATGACAAACCGATAAACCAAGTTGTCGAACCTAAGAAACCGAAACAGCCGAAAAACAAAGGACCTTGCAAACCGTTATCTACAGAACCTTACGTTAATGTCGAAGTTGTGAAACACGGTAAAGATCCTAACGTTACTTTTAGCGCTGGAACTGTGGTTAAAATGGCGTGCGGAAAAGGATATGGATTAAATATGCCGGAAAATAAAACCGCAAAATGTGTTAGGGGAAAATGGAGACCTACCCAACCAATGTGTTTGATAT CTCCTTGCCAACTTCCAAAAATACCACACGGCCAATACACTTCTGGGTACAGAGCAGGTCTAACTATAGCCAATGGTTCAAGTGTAGCATATAATTGCAATCATAATGATGGCCAACAACCTGCTACTCAGCATATTCAATGTCTTTTGG GTGAGCTCGAACCAAAAATACCCAACTGCAGCCCAGGTCCTGGTGGAAGCAAAGTAGAGACTCAATATTTGGGTGGTAGTGATATTGTAAAAGGAGGAGAGATAACCGTTATCCAATATGGTAACTCCGGAGGAAACGCTTGTGGTCCGCCAGCTAA AAATGGACAGCCGATCGTTGAGGACGATAACAACTTCCCCGACGGTAGCGAAGTTACTTTCAACTGCATAGAAAGCATCATGGGTGAGAAAACGACATGGAAAATAATTTGTGAAGACGGGAGTTGGATAGGGAGATCTCTTAATTGTG ATGCTGATGATGTAGTCGGTGCACAGATTCCGAGTAACAACAGCACTTGCATTTTTAGAAATCAGGAACCTAATGTTATATCGTTTTTTAATGATCAACAAATACGCGAGGATGTAGTTGAATTTCCAGCTGGAGCAGTACTTATTAGTCGCTGCATTGACATAGGAAAATTCGCGATGATAG GTCCAAATAAAAGGAGATGCATGGGAGGAGAATGGGATGGAGTTAAACCAGCCTGCTTCGGTTTAAATCAAGCTAATGATTACTCGATGGAAAAACCACCAACAATTCTATTTAGGCATCAATTGGGCCCGATAGCGCAATCTAACGAAGGCAAACTAATTGTTTACCCAGGTACAATTCTTCATATGGAATGTTTGTGGATAAGAAGATTCGGTAATCCTAAATGGACAGTTAGTCACGATTATAG GAAATATCCGGAAGGATGGTCGACGGATCCTGGCAGAGATTCTCAATTGGAATACAGACTCTCTATTTTCCACGCCTCTAAAGACGATTCTGGTTTATTTACATGCGTCACGCCAGCAAGATATACGCATTCCGTTGAAATTGAAGTGAAAG CAATTCATTGTCCAGTTGTACCACAGAGAAGAGGATTAACCGTTAACACTCAGAGCACAAAGATGAATactaaactgaaattttcatgcaTTAACGGAAACGCTTTGATTGGAGCTCCAGAAGTTGTTTGTCTTCCTTCTGGAAACTGGAGCGCCCCTTTTCCAATTTGTGAAA aagtACATTGTGATAATCCCAATGCTCCAGAAAATGGTTACATTCAAGGTAGCGGTCCATATAAAGCTGGAGATGTTGTTCAAATTAATTGCAATCCAGATTATATGATGGAAGGTCAACCTATTATTGCTTGCCAAGAGAATTCTAGATGGTCTGGAAAGATGCCGAAAT gtGTGCAAGCTTGTTCGTATCCTGGTACTACAATAAGCGGTAGAATGTCCTCTGTTaaattcttctacaaaattGGAGAAAACATAACTTTTACTTGTGAAGAGGGTCTCCAACTTAAAGGTGCTGCTAtgttaaaatgtttgaaaaatggaaaatggtCAAATACTATCCCGACGTGTCTTCCTGAAAATTCTGATACACCTAAACAAATTTCCGTATTATAG